The genomic stretch gtgtgtgtgtgtgcgcaaGAATAAAGTTGTGCTTCGGCACACAAAATAACAAAGGCGATATAATTTTATCCATTTTGTTGCGACGGTCAAATTagaaatgaaatttaaaagacGGGCATCCTAGCGGATTTTTCCGTGAGTTTAAGACTTGTCTTCAAAAAATGCTAAGTGTGTGATAATTAAAAGCAActctaacattttttatttctgtgtTCTATATATCGAGACTTTTGCGAGTTTTGCCATTatcgcaaaattaaatcttCGCGAAAAATGACAATCGCCttttggaaatttatttttgcaaaaatcctacgaaaaaatttttaatatttgcaaaatttggGAAATTTGTGACCTTATCAGTAAAGATTTTTATTCGGTGAAAGTATTCCACCTGCACAAAATTTAGTTACCAACAATTTTTAATAAGAACTGGATCCGAACTACGAACTTAGACAGGCAAATCTCTGgtgtttttgtttaaacttgCCATCCGAATGGaattttttagttaattttaattgatttgAAATTAACTTCTCGTGTGTACTGTAGCTATGCAATTTACGCTGTGTAATCAAATTTCAATCCCAAATCGAAAGCTTTCTCTTTCTTCGACCCTTCTACGTAAAGAACCTGACATAAAAACTTAAGTTGCAGGCAAGATGTGACGTTATTTACGTAGGTTGTGTCACGTGAAAATTTTTACGTAACGTGAAAGAATGAATTAACATTCTCCCTTGTGTACGCTCTTACGCAAAAAAATACGTACATGTGAATGTAGCTTAATACCATCATAATATTCATTTCCCTAGTGTTTTAGAAGAATACAGTTAATTCAACTTGTTGTTTGTCTTGTTGTTTTCACATCGTAACCGGTACCTATATGATTTCCTACTGCACAGGTTCATTTAGCATactgaaaaatttattttcttacttATCCATAACGTATATTAGTCCTAATATAGAAAGGCTTGAGAATTTCTAGGCTAAGGATATGAATTTCGTGAACAACAGAAATGGCCGAAAGCAAGACCTCCTTATGGCTGTTTTTAGCCAAAAAGCAGGCTGAAAACTGCACTGTCCTTGGTATTTCGCACTGTTAAACATGGCATTTTAAGATAAACTAATAAGATCTTATAATGTAGATGTAGAAGGATTTTTAAGCCAATTTCTTATTTAACACAGGCACGtcattttgatattattttgctTGCAAGTTTATGATTATTTTTGTCCAATACCATTCTCTGGCAGCAAATAGCAGTCATGTTTAATAAGTATCATATGTTGCTCTATCGTTACAACTGCTGGTAATTGTTTTAGATGGTCAACAAGTACGTGTCAAACAACCTATTTATGTTTGTGAAGATAAAGGTTTGTTTTTCATCTTCCCCTTTGCTTCTCACGTTATGTATCCTCTTTCATGTCTTTTTTTGTGTGAAATTAATCCTTTGAAATTTAAATCAACTTACCTTGGAAAACGATATAACCTTGATTAATTGTTTATAGTGGTAACATTACGTTACTACAGCTACTCTGCTATACTAATAAGGTATTCTTACCTATAATTTTAAGATGTGATTATCTTTTAGACGCCTGTTTATATGCTCATAACAAGGTTCGATCATATCATGGAGTTGGAACGTTATCTTGGGATGAAAGACTGGCAAGAGATGCCAAGAATTGGGCAATCTACTTGAtagaaaataattgttttatgCACGATAAACGTATTCATGATGGTGAGAATTTATACGTAATATCTGGTGATCCAGAGTTTCATCGGGTCTACCAAGCTGTCCAAGAATTGTAAGTAGAAAGATGCCAAATGTGTTAAAAAGTTTCTTTCAAATTactcttttctctttttttacaaaaaaataagaaagctGGTTTTACTAATGAAAATAGGGAGTAATAATTAACCCTTAGTACGCGCGCCTGTTTTTGACTGAAAAGTAACTCTCCTTTAAAGGTTTAAATTGCCATTGGCGACTGGGGAAAACATCCAGATGATTCTTGTTTGATACCGTTAGGTAGCCCGGATTATTTTCTTGTTAAAACGTGTGGAGAACTTGTAATAACAATCTCTTTCTTGGGAGTTAGGGTGCTCTAACTATAGGCTCGCCGTTAAGTGTTAAAAACGTCACTAGCTGTTTGGTTCCATGACTTAGGTATCTTTTAACTGCTATTGTTTCAGTTATGAAGAAATTAGAAACTACGACTTTGTAAATCCTGAAATCTACAAAAACAACCATGATTTATTTCATACTGTTGGTCATTTTACCCAAGTGGTTTGGAAGGATTCAACAAAAGTGGGATGTTGTGTAGCTTTTGATAATGCATTGAAGAAAACCGTTATTGTTTGTAGATATAGCATTGGACAAAATTATGATAACTCGATTCAAGTCCGGCCACAAGTTCAAAATGGTaatattttagattttatatttttgtagtcTATTGTACGAGCGCAGAATTTGAATTTAAGTTTGTATATCACATATGCTAATGCAAAATATTTCATACCAAGAAATTTATGTGCTAAGATCATATATACAAATTCTGATTTAGAAAATGGCGAACTATTTATTCCGCAGTGTGAAGATCTTATCTGGGAGAATGACGTGAAACCAACTATTCGACGTGTGAATCActatataaaataagaaataaaaaacaaacgttAGTTTTCCCTGAAAAAAAAACCcgcagttttaattttattgtgcGAATCGTTTACTTGACTGTTAgtcttcttaaaaatgttttgtggtTTAGACATTTGCCGCGTAATCTTTTTACAATCGCCTTTGAAAATTTATTGTGCCACAAGTCAGTGCAACGGGAAACATTTCCGTCGCAGGAAAGGAAGACATCACCGTAATTAATGCGTTCTTATCAGCTGGATGTTGGagataattaattattaacGATGTGAAGTTTCACAAGTACTTTACGCacaagaattttaaaacaatggGATGAATGCgggaaacaaaagaaataattgtAAAACGAGCGAAGGAGAGTTTTAGAGCGGATCTTCGAGAGAAGGGACAGAGCTTGAAAGGTTGTAAGGAGAAACAGGACGAATTTGAACGATAAGAAATTTTGAACAGGCTTTATgagaataacaaataaatatatcCTACATTATAATAAGCTTGTGTGAGTGACTATGTCAGTTTACGGCACTAAAATCACGGGTTTCTTATCGCTCATGCATTGTCTCCCTAAAGCGTGGCGTTACTCTAAAATTtactaaacttaaaaaaattgccACATGAGGGtatatttgttgtttattttagaaGCCGTACGGGGTCGTTatggttaaaataatttaattttatccCCTGTTTACCCATTAAGGTGGTACAACACCaacatgtcaattttttttaaatataataatcTTGACAAATCTTctataaaaattcaaacataCTCAAGATTGAAagacaaaaaaacttgaaaaaattttttttttttcatgtggcCTATCCATAATGGCGGAAAAATACCCGAGAAAGCCCTGTTTTCGGCCCACATTGAGAAACAGGATAACTCAAGCTAGCCTCAACAGTTAGTCTTCAAACTTCACACACTGATTGAAGATGGTCTAAGTAACAAATTAACAGATAGGTTTTGTCAAGGATAACCtatatgaaaaataatatttgttttttgaaaatttcagaaaaacataaataaatttctaatgCCTTATTCCTGAATTGTATCTGTTTGATTCCACAAGATCATTGAACAACCTGTCAAAATTTCAAGTCTATTGGAGAAGTAGTTGTTGAATAATTGTGTTTGGAAGTCTCGTGAATGACAAAAAAagtgagaaaaagaaaaaagccgTTAAAAAATAGTAACATGAAAATTCTAGATAAATGATCctaaaaatgagaaaaactTTAGTATCCTCCAGCAATATAACTATCTTTCAAGTTTTCATCGTCAATGAATCCCTTTTTGATGGATCTTAATGTTTTACGTCGTTTTTTCCCCTTCTCCGAGGACTTTCGTTTCATGCGGTTAATTCGGATTTTGTTCCCGTGTGACGTAGAAGCTTCAGATACAACACCACTTAAACCAAACATTTCAAAACATCTAGAACACCTTTAGCACCATCATTGTAAGCTATTATAGCTGAATAGACACCCATTTCTAATGATGGTTTGCCAACAAACACTCTTTTTGGAATACGCGACCAAATTACCCCATTCAGAGCTTCGTTCGCATTTTGAGTTTGACCGTGAAAGCATTTTGAAAGCAATTCATCCGATTGAAGATCTATAATGATTGGCATTATCAAATCCTTTATCCATACAGGTATTGATGAATTAGGAATGTAATCCTTTTTATCTAATGCCCAGTACTTACACCAGCTGTCACTGCCACGTGGACAAAACATGACGAGTACTAATATTCGGAAGATTGGTATAATGAAACAATATTGCATACACCGCTTTCTTCATACCATAAAGATTATCTGTGTTAGATCGAATGGCATTTCCATAATAATTCTGCATAGaattaattgttttttctgtCAATTTGCCTTTCCCTGCTAAAGGTGTGTCGGTTCCTTTGTGCGCCTTTACCAAGTTTCGCAATCGTGTGCCAAGCCTTTTTTGAACATGTCCAACACATTCAAGTTTTATAGGCTCTACATTCTGAtgcttgtatacattcgcctttGTCACATCCACAAAAGAGGACGTATCCCCGTCTCCAAGGTACTCCTTGACATTATGTTTCTCAATTGACCTTTTAAACATAGTGACTGCCCCTACTGACTCCATACTACCAGACGACGCTGAATGATTTATTTCACATTCATGGTCTAATAACCAGCAGTTATACTCAAGAGTGCCTTTTTTTGAACTCCACATCTTGCATCCATTGCAATGCTTCGTCAGGATTTCAACATCTACACATTTGTCACCTGAAACCTAATATAGAAAGGCTTGAGAATTTCTAGGCCAAGGATATGAATTTCGTGAACAACAGAAATGGCCGAAAGCAAGACCTCCTTATGGCTGTTTTTAGCCAAAAAGCAGGCTGAAAACTGCACTGTCCTTGGTATTTCGCACTGTTAAACATGGCATTTTAAGATAAACTAATAAGATCTTATAATGTAGATGTAGAAGGATTTTTAAGCCAATTTCTTATTTAACACAGGCACGtcattttgatattattttgctTGCAAGTTTATGATTATTTTTGTCCAATACCATTCTCTGGCAGCAAATAGCAGTCATGTTTAATAAGTATCATATGTTGCTCTATCGTTACAACTGCTGGTAATTGTTTTAGATGGTCAACAAGTACGTGTCAAACAACCTATTTATGTTTGTGAAGATAAAGGTTTGTTTTTCATCTTCCCCTTTGCTTCTCACGTTATGTATCCTCTTTCATGTCTTTTTTTGTGTGAAATTAATCCTTTGAAATTTAAATCAACTTACCTTGGAAAACGATATAACCTTGATTAATTGTTTATAGTGGTAACATTACGTTACTACAGCTACTCTGCTATACTAATAAGGTATTCTTACCTATAATTTTAAGATGTGATTATCTTT from Hydractinia symbiolongicarpus strain clone_291-10 chromosome 12, HSymV2.1, whole genome shotgun sequence encodes the following:
- the LOC130622264 gene encoding uncharacterized protein LOC130622264 isoform X1 encodes the protein MVNIPDGQQVRVKQPIYVCEDKDACLYAHNKVRSYHGVGTLSWDERLARDAKNWAIYLIENNCFMHDKRIHDGENLYVISGDPEFHRVYQAVQEFYEEIRNYDFVNPEIYKNNHDLFHTVGHFTQVVWKDSTKVGCCVAFDNALKKTVIVCRYSIGQNYDNSIQVRPQVQNENGELFIPQCEDLIWENDVKPTIRRVNHYIK
- the LOC130622264 gene encoding ectin-like isoform X2, producing MVNIPDGQQVRVKQPIYVCEDKDACLYAHNKVRSYHGVGTLSWDERLARDAKNWAIYLIENNCFMHDKRIHDGENLYVISGDPEFHRVYQAVQELYSIGQNYDNSIQVRPQVQNENGELFIPQCEDLIWENDVKPTIRRVNHYIK